In Phocoena phocoena chromosome 12, mPhoPho1.1, whole genome shotgun sequence, the following proteins share a genomic window:
- the PLN gene encoding cardiac phospholamban, whose protein sequence is MDKVQYLTRSAIRRASTIDVPQHARQNLQNLFVNFCLILICLLLICIIVMLL, encoded by the coding sequence ATGGATAAAGTCCAATACCTCACTCGCTCTGCTATAAGAAGAGCTTCAACCATTGACGTGCCTCAACACGCACGTCAAAATCTCCAGAACCTATTTGTCAATTTCTGTCTCATCTTAATATGTCTCTTGCTGATTTGCATCATCGTGATGCTTCTCTGA